GTGGGGTGGGGCGCCGACTTCATCGACGGCGGCGACCTCGACCACATCAACACCGCCGCCGGCTATGGCCCCTGGCCGGACGGGGAACGGCTCGTGCTCGACCTGCTGCGTACGGTGGAGGGTGGCGCCTGAACGGTCACTGCGGCTGGCCGGTCACCGTCTTCACGCCCTCGCCATAGGTGAATTCCGGCGCCCGCGCGAGTTCGGCGGCCGGCAGGTCCAGCGTCGGCGGCGTGGAACCGTCGCCGCCGGCGGACGCGCCCGCGATGTCGGTGCGCAGCATGCTGACCGGCAGCGAGCGCAGTTTCCCGTCCGCGCCGCTGCCCTCGGCGGGGGCCAGCACGATCCGCTCGATCGAGGCGGCGCTGCCGTCCAGCGTGAAATCCTTGATGGAGCCGCCGGGCTGGCCGTCGCGGGTCCGCACCTCCTTGCCGATCAGGGTCCGCGCCTCCTCCGGGGTCAGCAGGTGGGGGATCGCGGCGACGGAGGGGGCCGCGCGCTGCATCTCGTCGGAGGGAGCGGCGCCGCCGAGGCCCTCCGGCGACGTCGCGGGCGAGGTGGCCGGGGTGTCGTCCGGGCGCGGCGCCGTCATCAGCGGGGGACGGGCGGTGTCCGGTGACGCCTGCGGCGTTTGCGCCGAGGCGGTGCCGGACAGCAGCAGGGCGGCGGCCGATGCGGCGAGGACGGAGGAGGGGACGAGGCGCATGGTGCGTGGCTCCCGCTGACGGTTGTTGAACGGACTTTGCCTATCAACAGCGCCAGCGGGGCAGGGGTTGCATCGCCGGGGCCCGGCGTGGTCCGGTCAGTCCCGGCGCAGCAGGAAGACGCCCTGCTCGCCCAGCAGGTTGGCGAGCCCGGAATGGGCGTGGCCGGTGACCCGGCCGGCGCCGTTCACGATCATGCAGCGCTCGATGCGGATGCCCATCTCCTCCGCCAGGACGACGAAGTCCTTGATCGTGCAGAAATGGATGTTGGGCGTTTCCCACCACTGGTAGCCCAGCTTCTCCGTCACCGGCATGCGCCCGGTCAGCAGAAGCTGCGCGCGGATGCGCCAATAGCCGAAATTGGGCACCGACACGATGGCCCGCCGTCCGATGCGCGTCATCGTCTCCAGCACCGTCCGCGGCTCCCGCATCGCCTGGAGGGTCTGGCTGAGGATCACGTAATCGAAGGCGCCCGGCGGGTAGTCCTTCAGGTCGGTTTCGGCGTCGCCCTGGATGACCGACAGGCCCTGCGCCACGCACTGGTGCACGCCGTCCATCGACAGCTCGATCCCGCGACCGTCCACTCCCTTCTGGCGGGACAGGAAGGCGAGCAGGGCGCCGTCGCCGCAGCCGACGTCGAGCACGCGGCTGCCCGGCTCCACCATCTCCGCGATCAGCTTCAGGTCGGAACGGATGCCGTTGCCGGAGACGGCGCGGG
This genomic stretch from Azospirillum sp. TSH58 harbors:
- a CDS encoding PRC-barrel domain-containing protein, with the protein product MRLVPSSVLAASAAALLLSGTASAQTPQASPDTARPPLMTAPRPDDTPATSPATSPEGLGGAAPSDEMQRAAPSVAAIPHLLTPEEARTLIGKEVRTRDGQPGGSIKDFTLDGSAASIERIVLAPAEGSGADGKLRSLPVSMLRTDIAGASAGGDGSTPPTLDLPAAELARAPEFTYGEGVKTVTGQPQ
- the metW gene encoding methionine biosynthesis protein MetW, whose product is MSPLDDKQASARAVSGNGIRSDLKLIAEMVEPGSRVLDVGCGDGALLAFLSRQKGVDGRGIELSMDGVHQCVAQGLSVIQGDAETDLKDYPPGAFDYVILSQTLQAMREPRTVLETMTRIGRRAIVSVPNFGYWRIRAQLLLTGRMPVTEKLGYQWWETPNIHFCTIKDFVVLAEEMGIRIERCMIVNGAGRVTGHAHSGLANLLGEQGVFLLRRD